The window GCGCTCGCGCAGCTCGTCGAGCATGCGGTACAGCGCGAGCGTCTGCGCGCGCACCGAGGGCCGGTCCCCGCCGTCCCGATGGCCGACGGCCTCGAGCAGGTCCCGGTTGTGGTCCCACTTGACGTAGTCCACCGAGTAGTCCTTGATGAGCGCGCTGACCCGCTCGAGCACCGTGTCGTACGCGTCGGGGCGCGCGATGTCGAGCACGTACTGCCGCCGGGCCGGGGCACCCAGGCCCTGCCGGGGGCCGAGCACCCAGTCGGGGTGCTCGCGCGCGAGCGTGGAGTCGAGGCTGATCATCTCGGGCTCGAACCACAGCCCGAACTCCATGTCGCGGGAGTGCACGAGGTCGGCGAAGGGGTGCAGCCCGTCGGGCCAGACGCTCCGGTCGACGAACCAGTCGCCGAGGCCGGCGTAGTCGCCGCGGCGGCCGTGGAACCAGCCGTCGTCCAGGACCACCCGCTCGACGCCCACCTGCGCGGCGCGATCCACGAGCGTCGTGAGGCGCTCGATGTCGTGGTCGAAGTACACGGCTTCCCACGTGTTGAGCACGAGCGGCCGCGCCGAGTGCGGGTGCGCGGGCCGGGCCCGCAGCCGCCGGTGCAGCCGGTCGGCCAGCCCGTCGAGGCCCTCCCCGGACCACACGAACACGGCGGTGGGCGCGTCGTAGCGCTCGCCGTCGGCCAGCATGACCTCACCCGAGTGCAGAGCCTCGCCCCCACCCAGGACGGCGGCGAACGGGCCGGCGCCCTCCGTGAGGCGTTCCACGAGGTACTCGCCCTCGCCGCTCCACGCGAGGTGCATCCCCCAGACCTCGCCCTGGCCGAAGCTGAAGCCGCTCGTCCCGGCGGTCAGCAGGTACGGCGAGTCGTGGCCCGGCTTGCCCCGGTGCGCCCGGCGCAGGTGCGTGCCGTAGGCGATCGGGAGCCGCTGCGGCGCGCGCTCGCGGCACCACTTGCCGGTGAAGTCCAGCAGCTCGGTGGCCCGCTCGGGCAGCGGCACCAGGGCCCGCAGCGCGCCGAGCGTGTACGGGGCGGGGCCGGCGTCGGGAGCGAGCGCGAGGTCGCGCACCACCGAGAGGTCGATGCCGAGCACCCCGAAGGCGTCCAGGGTGAACCGCTGCTCGCCGCGCAGTGCGCTGACGCGGTCCACGAACCGCAGGGTGATGACTCCCCCGCCGTCCGCCGCCGGCTCGTGCGTGTACGAGTCGAGCTCCGGGCGCGGGGTCGTGGCCGTGCCCGCCGCGTTGCCCTCCTGGGCCGGGGTGCCCGACCAGCCGTCGAGCTCCGTGGGCCACACGGTCATCACGCGTGCGACGTCCGGCGAGTTGTTCAGGAGAGCCGGGATCGCGGTGGTGCGCAGGGCGTCGACCGTCGCCGCTTCGAGGGCGCCGATGTCAGCGCCCCAGTGCAGGATGCTAGGCACCCGTCCCGAGATGTCGAGCACCAGACTGGTCCCCGCCGCACTGAGGGACAGGACGGCTCCGTCGCCGTTGGGCATCTATCAGGCTCCTCGCTCGATTACTTGACACGGTCAATAAACCATTCCTAGGCTGCTTGACGCAAGCGGTTTGTGTCGACTGCTCAGAACCGAGTTGTCGACGACGACGAGTTCCGGCACCGGCCGGGAGATCGCACACGAAGATCAGGAAGACCGATGACGCTCTTGCCTACAGGGCCTGCCCTGTCACGCACGCAGGTACCTCTAAGACGACGAACCGGGTCGCCGGCCCATCGCGCGGACGCCCGCCTCGCCTGGCTGCTCATCGCCCCGGCCGCGGTCGGCTTCCTGGTGTTCGCCGTCTACCCGACCCTGCGCGGCATCTACCTCAGCTTCACCAACTTCCGGGTGCTGTCGCCGCCCACCTGGGTGGGGTTCGACAACTTCGTCGAGCTCGCCGGTGACGACGTCTTCTGGCAGTCGCTCGGGGTCACCGTGTACTTCGTGGTCCTGTCGGTGACGCTCGGCACGGTCCTGTCGGTGGTGACGGCGGCGGTGCTGCACCGGGTGACCACCTCGACGGTGGTCCGGGGCGTGATGATCCTGCCGTTCCTCATCTCGGGCGTCGTCGCCGCGACCGTGTGGTCGTGGATGCTCGACACCCAGCTCGGCATCGTCAACATCGCCATCGAGGCGCTCGGCGGCAGCGGCATACCGTTCCTGGGCTCGCGCGACTGGGCGATCCCGACGATCGCGCTGATCAGCATCTGGAAGTCGATGGGCTACACGGCGATCATCGTCTTCGCCGGGCTGCAGACCATCCCGGCCACGATCTACGAGGCCG is drawn from Promicromonospora sp. Populi and contains these coding sequences:
- a CDS encoding carbohydrate ABC transporter permease; translation: MTLLPTGPALSRTQVPLRRRTGSPAHRADARLAWLLIAPAAVGFLVFAVYPTLRGIYLSFTNFRVLSPPTWVGFDNFVELAGDDVFWQSLGVTVYFVVLSVTLGTVLSVVTAAVLHRVTTSTVVRGVMILPFLISGVVAATVWSWMLDTQLGIVNIAIEALGGSGIPFLGSRDWAIPTIALISIWKSMGYTAIIVFAGLQTIPATIYEAGRIDGASEVQMFRRLTLPLLRPVLALVLVLNVIGAFQVFDIVQVSTRGGPANASNVLQMYIYSKAFGQFDFGYASAMSLALFAILIVITFLQLRLLRASESDTN
- a CDS encoding alpha-galactosidase, which produces MPNGDGAVLSLSAAGTSLVLDISGRVPSILHWGADIGALEAATVDALRTTAIPALLNNSPDVARVMTVWPTELDGWSGTPAQEGNAAGTATTPRPELDSYTHEPAADGGGVITLRFVDRVSALRGEQRFTLDAFGVLGIDLSVVRDLALAPDAGPAPYTLGALRALVPLPERATELLDFTGKWCRERAPQRLPIAYGTHLRRAHRGKPGHDSPYLLTAGTSGFSFGQGEVWGMHLAWSGEGEYLVERLTEGAGPFAAVLGGGEALHSGEVMLADGERYDAPTAVFVWSGEGLDGLADRLHRRLRARPAHPHSARPLVLNTWEAVYFDHDIERLTTLVDRAAQVGVERVVLDDGWFHGRRGDYAGLGDWFVDRSVWPDGLHPFADLVHSRDMEFGLWFEPEMISLDSTLAREHPDWVLGPRQGLGAPARRQYVLDIARPDAYDTVLERVSALIKDYSVDYVKWDHNRDLLEAVGHRDGGDRPSVRAQTLALYRMLDELRERHPGLEIESCSGGGGRVDLGILERTDRLWASDCNDPVERTRIERWTRLLVPPELIGSHLGAARAHTTSRTTDLAFRLVASLTAHAGIEMDLSTASDAELATITAWADLYRELRGVLHTGRVVNADLADDATALGGVIAQDGSRALFTWTRFDTSAAGQSGRVRLPGLDPTATYRVRVRQELGAASRHQGADPAWVDAAIDGGVVLPGQVLATVGIPLPTLNPQQAMLLDLERLDLERLDLERLELADLNSEELS